The DNA region GGCCGAGTGAGTCCGAGGAGGGGGGATCGAGCCGCGCCGCCTCCGACCGGCGACCCCTTCGAGGGTGCGGCTGGGGCACGGATGATCGCCGAAGCTCAGCCCGCTTCGAGGGTGTCCGCGCGGTGGGTCAGCTCTTCGGCGATGTGGTCCCAGTCCGGGCCGTGCAGGTGGAGGCTGCTTGCGGCCTCGCGGAGGAGGGCCGGGTCGTCGGGGCGTTGGAGGAGGAGCAGGCGGTAGGCGAGGTTGCGGGTCCAGACCGGGAGGTGGCCGTCGACCAGGTGGGGGGAGAGGGTCCGCAGCATGGCGAGGATCTCGTCCGGGTCGGCGAAGGTCAGCTTCTCGGTGAAGTACGACTCCTTGTGCTGCCAGGTCGCGTCGCACTCGGGGGTGGGGCCGTACTCGTCGCCCCAGAGGCAGCGGGCGAGGTCGGTGAGGCTGCGGTGCATGGCGCCGCAGCCTACCGGTGGTCGCCCTTCGGCGGCAGCCGGTCCAGCGGCGTCGCGCGGGTGACGGTGGCCGTCACCCGCGCGACGCCGGGGCGGGGTGGTCAGGCCGCCGGTGCGGAGGGTGACGTAGTGGACGTCGGTGCCCGTCTCCTTCGCCTCGTACATCATGTCCGCGCCGGTGGTGGGGTCGGTACCGGCGTAGAGCACGACGTGCACGGTGTTGTGCGCGTCGGTGCCGAAGTACTCGACGTCGCCGGGGCGGCGCTGGGATTCGGTGATCGGGGTGAGGTGCTTGTCCAGGGTCTGCTCGCTGGTGTCGCCGCCGTTGGCGAGGTCGATGCCGGCGCCGAACCAGAAGGCCGCCCGGACCAGGCCCGAACAGTCCAGGCCGTGGGTGGTGTTGGCCGGGCAGGGCTGGATCGAGCCGGTGTAGCCGTCGCAGGTGCCGAGGGACGGGCCGGGGCCCTCGCCGCGCAGGGAGTGGCCGCCGCCCCACACGTAGGGGACGCCCAGGTAGGACTTCGCCGCCTTCAGGACCTTGGTGGGGTCGACGGCGCCGCTGGGCAGCGGGGTGGGGGTGCTGGTGTAGAGGGCGTTCTTGGTGCCCGTGCCGACGACGCCGTCGATGGTCAGGGCGTGCGCGGCCTGGAAGTTGCGGACGGCGGTGTCGGTGGCCGGCCCGAACTGCCCGTCCGCGGTGAGGCGGCCCGCGTTGAAGGTGTTCAGCATGGTCTGCAGGGTGCTGACGCACGGGCCGCTGGCGCCGGTCTGCAGGGTGCCGCACTGGGTGCGCAGGTCGACGGTGCCGGAGGCGGCGGCCGCCGCCGCGTCGAGCGCCGACTTGGTGGCCGGGCCGACGATGCCGTCCGCGGTCAGGGTGTGCGCGGCCTGGAAGGTGCGCACGGCGGTGTCGGTGCCGGACCCGAACTGCCCGTCCACGGTGAGGTGGGCGCCGGTCAGATTGAGCTCCAGCTGGAGCTGGGTGACGCAGCCGTCGGCCTCGCCCTGCTGGAGGTTGGTCGGGCAGGCCGGGGAGGTGAGGGGGATCGGGGCCGGCGCGGTCGCGGCGGAGGCGGCCGCGGCGGTGTACGCGCCGACGCCCGCCAGTAGGGACGCCAGGGCCAGACCCAGCGACAACCGGCGCCGGGTGGGGAGGAGGGTGGTCACAGGAGGGTCTCCAGATCCGTGATGGTCCGTCGGGTTCGGTGCTCGGGTGTCGGCCGGGGTCACCGGGGTGATCACCGGGCCGGGCTAGAACTGTGCCTCACTCCGCGGCCCGTCCGGCAGTGGTTCTGACGTCCCATCAAAAACAGGGACGTCCCACGACGTGGGCCGGCGGCGTGAGACGCGGAAGTGCCGGGTGGTCCCGTGGGAGGGAGCGCCCGGCACTGCCGCTGCGGGGGCTGCTCAGTGCTGGTAGTCGGCGGCCGGCTCCGCTGCCCGCGGAAA from Kitasatospora cathayae includes:
- a CDS encoding C40 family peptidase, with product MTTLLPTRRRLSLGLALASLLAGVGAYTAAAASAATAPAPIPLTSPACPTNLQQGEADGCVTQLQLELNLTGAHLTVDGQFGSGTDTAVRTFQAAHTLTADGIVGPATKSALDAAAAAASGTVDLRTQCGTLQTGASGPCVSTLQTMLNTFNAGRLTADGQFGPATDTAVRNFQAAHALTIDGVVGTGTKNALYTSTPTPLPSGAVDPTKVLKAAKSYLGVPYVWGGGHSLRGEGPGPSLGTCDGYTGSIQPCPANTTHGLDCSGLVRAAFWFGAGIDLANGGDTSEQTLDKHLTPITESQRRPGDVEYFGTDAHNTVHVVLYAGTDPTTGADMMYEAKETGTDVHYVTLRTGGLTTPPRRRAGDGHRHPRDAAGPAAAEGRPPVGCGAMHRSLTDLARCLWGDEYGPTPECDATWQHKESYFTEKLTFADPDEILAMLRTLSPHLVDGHLPVWTRNLAYRLLLLQRPDDPALLREAASSLHLHGPDWDHIAEELTHRADTLEAG